The proteins below come from a single Hirundo rustica isolate bHirRus1 chromosome 6, bHirRus1.pri.v3, whole genome shotgun sequence genomic window:
- the LOC120754598 gene encoding cytosolic phospholipase A2 epsilon-like: protein MGSSAYSPLDRFIRANPHRKVGIRRRNHERQYSAENESEVPQLRWLSVKIIGMRNLRKADLWSQTDCYVKLRLPTASCREAQTRTVHNCRNPVWNETFHFVIQSEVKNILELTVCDKDTFTPDDHLMTVRFDVAKIQPGEKVHLNFELNAENQEELEVEFLLENIPGVSEKIITNGVLVSREVSCLEVHVNETKMKSSYKRRDFTFTMKGSYEETQNISIGPHSRPGSSETTRFHYIKHSQPRLLMTLPKERFFCCPGSSRREMDVSSPLAVPLHSLDLGKKVTVMRGESYEVSVNEENSCKDLDLRLGFDLCAEEQDFICKRKKVVAAALKNLLHLDGDLQEDEVPVVAVVTAAGGVRSMTAMFGSLLALQELGVLDCVSYISGLSATTWTMSKLYEDENWSQKDLSGPIDGIRKHVIKSKLHCFSLERMKYYENKLCERKQEGHKVSFTDLWGLFIDCMLHHQESTHRLSDQQLAVNRGQNPLPIYLSLNVKDDFSTLDFKEWVEFTPYEVGLLKYGAFVRSEDFGSEFFMGHRMKKIPESHICFLEGAWSNIFSQSFMDAVYLSGHSEHFWHRWTRDTVHDIENHPALPKKPHEQTTNLSIPKGYLSKTLREMMTGRPVVSTYHNFLKGLQLHNRYLENENFCMWKDTVLDSSPNQLNEMSDYLKLIDTAFFINTSCPPILRPERKVDVILHLNYSGGSQTLPLDLFSEYCLEHGIPFPRTELSQEDREHLKECYVFEESLEAPILAYFPLVCDTFQKYKAPNVERSPAEMEQGRVDVSNCAAPYGTGLLTYTEENFNKLLNLCSYNILNNKHLILQALRTAVERKKRFKNCSSPNSSKHS from the exons ATGGGATCATCAGCCTATTCACCTTTG GATCGGTTCATCCGAGCAAACCCGCACAGGAAGGTTGGAATCAGGAGGAGGAATCACGAGAGGCAATACAGTGCTGAAAATGAG TCAGAAGTGCCTCAGTTGCGCTGGCTTTCTGTAAAAATTATAGGCATGAGAAATCTCCGCAAAGCAGATCTGT GGAGCCAAACTGATTGCTATGTCAAGCTGCGGCTGCCAACAGCTTCATGTCGGGAAGCCCAGACAAGAACTGTACACAACTGCAGAAACCCTGTCTGGAATGAAACTTTCCACTTTGTGATACAGAGTGAAGTAAAG AACATCCTGGAGCTGACAGTCTGTGACAAGGATACCTTTACACCAGATGACCATCTGATGACTGTTCGCTTTGATGTGGCTAAAATCCAACCTGGAGAAAAAGTTCACCTGAATTTTGAGTTGAATGCAGAG AATCAGGAAGAACTAGAAGTGGAATTTCTACTGGAAAACAT acCAGGTGTATCTGAGAAGATCATTACTAATGGTGTACtagtg TCTCGTGAAGTTTCCTGTTTGGAAGTACATgtgaatgaaacaaaaatgaagagtTCTTACAAAA GGAGAGATTTCACATTCACAATGAAAGGATCCTATGAAGAAACCCAGAATATTTCCATAGGTCCTCACTCCAGACCAGGAAGCAGTGAAACCACCAGGTTCCACTACATCAAGCACAGTCAACCCAGACTGCTCATGACTCTGCCAAAGGAGCgttttttctgttgt CCTGGCTCAAGTAGGAGGGAAATGGATGTAAGTagtcccctggctgtgcctctcCATTCTCTGGACTTGGGAAAGAAAGTGACAGTGATGAGA GGGGAATCTTATGAGGTGTCTGTGAATGAGGAAAATAG TTGCAAGGATTTAGATTTGCGGCTGGGGTTTGATCTGTGCGCAGAGGAGCAGGATTTCATCTGTAAAAGGAAGAAGGTGgttgcagctgctctgaaaaatcTTCTTCATCTAGATGGAGACCTGCAGGAGGATGAG GTGCCAGTGGTGGCAGTCGTGACGGCAGCAGGGGGAGTGCGGTCCATGACAGCTATGTTTGGCAGTCTTCTGGccctccaggagctgggtgttTTGGACTGTGTGTCATACATCAGTGGTTTATCTGCCACCACATG GACCATGTCAAAGTTATATGAAGATGAAAATTGGTCACAAAAGGATCTCAGTGGGCCAATTGATGGTATCAGGAAACACGTGATCAAGAGCAAGCTGCACTGTTTCTCTCTGGAGCGTATGAAATACTATGAAAATAAGCTTTGTGAGAGAAAGCAAGAGGGGCACAAGGTGTCCTTTACAGATTTATGGGGACTCTTCATTGATTGTATGCTACATCATCAG GAAAGTACTCACAGACTCTCAGATCAGCAGCTAGCAGTAAATCGGGGGCAGAATCCACTCCCCATATACCTGTCCCTCAATGTCAAAGATGACTTTAGCACTTTGGATTTTAAAG AGTGGGTGGAGTTCACACCTTACGAGGTGGGTCTCCTGAAATATGGAGCCTTTGTTCGTTCAGAGGATTTTGGCAGTGAGTTCTTCATGGGTCACCGGATGAAGAAGATCCCAGAATCCCACATCTGCTTCTTGGAAG GTGCATGGAGCAATATATTTTCCCAGAGTTTTATGGATGCTGTCTACCTCTCAGGTCATTCAGAACATTTCTGGCACAGATGGACTCGAGACACTGTGCATGACATTG AGAACCATCCTGCTCTGCCCAAGAAGCCTCATGAACAGACAACCAACTTATCCATTCCCAAAGGTTACCTATCCAAAACTCTTCGAGAAATGATGACTGGGCGGCCAGTGGTTTCAACTTACCATAATTTCCTCAAGGGTTTGCAGCTACATAACAGATATTTGGAGAATGAGAACTTTTGCATGTGGAAAG ACACAGTGCTGGATTCTTCTCCCAACCAGCTGAATGAAATGAGTGACTACCTCAAGCTGATAGATACAGCTTTCTTCATCAACACCAGCTGCCCACCCATTCTGAGGCCAGAGAGAAAAGTGGATGTCATTCTCCATTTAAATTACAGTGGAGGTTCACAGACCCTG CCACTGGACCTATTCTCAGAGTACTGTTTGGAGCATGGGATCCCATTCCCCCGCACAGAGCTGAGCCAGGAAGACCGGGAACACCTGAAGGAATGCTATGTGTTTGAGGAGAGCTTAGAGGCACCAATCTTGGCCTATTTTCCACTGGTGTGTGATACCTTCCAAAAATACAAGGCACCGA ATGTGGAGCGCAGTCCCGcagagatggagcagggaagagtGGACGTGTCCAACTGTGCTGCTCCCTATGGCACTGGCCTGCTTACATACACTGAAGAGAATTTCAACAAGCTGCTTAACCTGTGCAGCTACAACATCCTGAATAATAAACACTTAATTCTCCAGGCTTTGCGAACTGCAGTGGAACGAAAGAAGCGATTTAAAAACTGTTCATCGCCTAATTCAAGTAAACATTCTTAA